TCTCTCAGCATCGCTTGCGGCAGCGAACCAACTCTGCATCCATGTTAATATTTCATGTTGTGTGCCTTGGCTGATGGGTAGACCAGGGAGAAAGGAGTGCGAGCCAATTGACTTGAGGCAAACGAAAATGAAAAGGCTTCGGGTCGAGAACTCGCCTCGCATGGCAAATCCTTTTCCTTTTCTCCCTCTGCGCCCGCAAAAAGGCCTTTGACATCATGACATGATGCAAAGCTGAAAGAAAAGAACAACAACAAATCGTTTGAAAACAAACACCGCGGATCAACATGGAGGAGAATAGTCCACATTTCTTTTGGTGTTGAAACAAACAAGCTAGCTGTACACATGATGGCCGCGTAGGGCCCCATGTGCTATTCACGCACATGTGGTGGCTCCTTTGGCACGCCGATGTCAATGTCGTGACATCGGCGTGAGCAAGTAATACTAATAGCTGACCATGTTGCGTCAGGGTGCTGTCCAATCTAGGTAGATAGGTAATTTTTTATTGCCCTGTACTGTGTACACAAATATCAATGACAATGTGATGTATTAAGCAGTACACCTTTTATTATATGGCCGTATATCTACGTACGCCTTTTATTGATTCGCGGTGCGACGTAAAGAGGCTTCATGGGCAGAAGGTGATCTGGTAGTTACTGTTGCCATTGCAGGCGTGTGTGGCGCGGTCGTCGGGGTGTTGgtaggcttgcggcggcgggcaGCTGGGGTCCCTGCACTGGAGCGCGTCGCCGGTGCTGCACGAGAAGTCCATGGCAAGGTTGAAGCCGTCGATCACCGAGATGTCGTAGAAGTCCTGGGTGCTGCCGCCGCCGATGGTGTACTCGGCCAGCGTTGCTGGTGGCCGCCCGGAGAGGGAGCAGGACAGCTGGCCGCCGCAGTCCCCGGTCTGGCAGCTCCCGCTGCCGCCATTGAAGGAGCACCCGGTGCGAGCCCATATCCTCCCGGCTTTGGTGCCCGCGGGCACGTTGATGCTGGACGTCTGGCCTGCGCCCAGCGCGAAGCCCCCACCCACCGGGATGCCCGCCGGCCAAATTGTGGAGCCGCAGTTGTTCTTGATGTTGAAGGTGGCCGCGCTGGCACCGGCGGCGAAAAcagcgaggaggaggaagagcacCGGGGAGGTCGCCATTGCTGGAAGCTCTAGTTAGCTTTAGTGCTGTTGCTATGCTCGAGCTTTGCTGTAGGAGGATGAGTGAATTTGTTAGGACAGAGCCACGCGTATTTATAGATAGCCGATGAGAAGAAAAGTATGGCCGATGAAGCCAAAGCTTGAGAAATTCTCCAGATGTTGCCAATATTGGCCTAGAAATTCTACATGAGTGGACAAACTAGCAGCAGGTTTGACCATTACTTATGGTGAAGCTAGAACCACGCAATACATAGTTATAGATAGCAGATGAGAAGAAAAGTATGGCCAATGAAGCCAAAGCTTGAGAAATTATCTAGATATTGCCAATAGTGGCCTAGAAATTCTACATGACTGGACAAACTAGCAGCAGGTTTGACCATTACTTGCAGTGAAGCTAGAACCACACAATACGTTGCATTTCGTGCATTGAACATTTTGCACGGGTTGTGTATTTGCGTTCGACTGGTCCTTAGTGACTAAGTGGACTGGAAATACATCACATTTCACATGGACGCACGTACATTATATTCAGACTTAAGTTTGACTTCCTCAAATCAAAGTACAACGTAAATGTGTACCAATGCTCCGGAGGACAACAACCAAGAGGTATGTGAAGTGCTACAAATCCAAGATCAGGCCTTCGAATAAAAATATTTGGGGCTTCCAACCCCGGATGAACGCTCTctcaggcaggcaaggggacgaTGACAAAATCTGTTGGTCATGCTTTACCAACTTACACAATGGGTGTTTTCAAACTGTGGTACTCAGTATGTGATGACCTCACAAATCTTGTCAGAATTTTTTGGTGGGACAAAAGGCAAGGAAAAAGGAAGGCTCACTAGACTGTGCCTGGGACAAGATGACGGAACTTAAGTAGAGGAGGGTTGGGATTCCATGATTTCCGCCTCTTCAACCAAGCCTTGCTTGCAAGACAAGTGAGCGGCTCGTGACAAAACCGGACTCGCTATGCGTGAAAGTTTCAAAAGCTAaatatctatatctatatataTTCTATACCTACTAGTAAAGGGGCTATTGCTTTTTACCACCGTAATTTCGTCCGTCCACTTCGCCCATATTATTTTCtatatccgaggtggtactaatctTACGCTTCGTTTCCTACGTTTGGTCATCGGCCGGGCCGTGCGTTCCTCCACATGGGCCTCCACATGTCTCTGCTGCTTCCTACTAAGGTACGAGCGGCGACAACAGTGCCGCCATGAGATCTGATCTCGACGAGTTCATAGAGCAGTTAAACTTGAAAGATGAAGTCTGATGACGATCTGGTGATTGACGAAAACGATCCCGAGATCAATGAGAGTGTTAGGTGGCTAGCCCTTGCTAGGGTTCACACGGACAAAACCTTCAGCCCGGCTGCGCCTTCTACAAGGACATGCGGGCGGCGTGGAATCCTGCTCAACAGGTGAAATTCCGTCCAGTTGGCCCAAACCTGTTCGTTGTTCAAGCCGCGTGCCTCGGTGACTGGGAACGGATGATCGAGCAAGGTCCTTCGTTGTTTAGAAACTTCTTAGTGCTGATGTGCCCCTATGATGGATTTACCAAAGCAGAAGAGGTTCCTATGGTGTTCATGCCAATTTGGCTTCAGATCCACAAAGCCGTGCATGCTACGCAGGGCGTTGGTCTATACTTCTGTAGTACTAGCAAACATGTTCGTTCATTGTAACGGGAGAGAAAAATATTACCTCTCATACACACTCTCGAGATTTAAGTAAATCTCTTGAAATCGTGCACGATACCACATGAAAAACAACATGATCATGCATGCTACGCAGGGCGTTGGTCTATACTTTAGTAGTACTAGCAAACATGTTCATGCATTGTAACGGGAGAGAAAAATATTACCTCTCATACACACTCTCGAGACATAAGTAAATCTCTTGAAATTGTGCACGATACCACATGAAAAATAACATGATAAGTAATGTTGCGCAAAAACATAAAGGCGTGATGATTTTTGAAGTGTATTCAAGGTGTTTCTAATTTATAGATAATACAAATATATATCTAGTTGCAAGTATGTCTTTACTCATTTGTTGTCGttcctcctcggtggtgtccAAAAATATTTGCATTACGATGAAAATAGCAAAGTATGTTTTAATAATTAAAGATAGCATATGCATAAGAGCATTATTCTTGCCTCCCTGATATATTTGTTTTTTTAATCCAAGTCAAGTCTTAATTTGGTTGCAAACATATTAGACAGCTCCATCGGAAAAAA
This sequence is a window from Aegilops tauschii subsp. strangulata cultivar AL8/78 chromosome 7, Aet v6.0, whole genome shotgun sequence. Protein-coding genes within it:
- the LOC109760149 gene encoding thaumatin-like protein PWIR2, with protein sequence MATSPVLFLLLAVFAAGASAATFNIKNNCGSTIWPAGIPVGGGFALGAGQTSSINVPAGTKAGRIWARTGCSFNGGSGSCQTGDCGGQLSCSLSGRPPATLAEYTIGGGSTQDFYDISVIDGFNLAMDFSCSTGDALQCRDPSCPPPQAYQHPDDRATHACNGNSNYQITFCP